One Telluria mixta DNA window includes the following coding sequences:
- a CDS encoding class I adenylate-forming enzyme family protein produces MIDTHSLLASLPARIDARIDSILRNAAARTPDAPALVDAGRTLTYRDLANLVDRRADQLRARGVRPGDRVLLASENCADQIALIFAAAGLKAWIVNVNPRLTAPELDAIRDHASARLAVYTAAVSPEAEAHAARAGATFDDGLMVGPLNDDCTPEQDTDVAALLYTTGTTGKPKGVMLSHRSLLFVAAVSSGLRGLTPADNAWGVLPISHVYGLTSVMLGTLSAGACLHLTPRFTPEGMLAAIRDDGLSIVQGVPAMYARLLEHVGDSGPLPTRLRFAYAGGSPLDPALKASVERLLGVPLHNGYGLSEAAPTVSQTRLDAPRSDTSVGLPIPGVEVRVVDKDGRDVAGGAAGELWVRGPNLMRGYYRNPEATAAGLRPGGWLNTGDMARQDPDGALFIVGRTKELIIRSGFNVYPLEVETVLNAHPGVTQSAVVGRLVADGNEEVVAFVQPDPRRTPSEAELRAWAAERLAPYKRPARIVMMDALPAAANGKVLKHVLKGMA; encoded by the coding sequence ATGATTGACACTCACTCCCTGCTGGCCTCGCTTCCCGCCCGTATCGACGCCCGCATCGACTCCATCCTGCGCAACGCGGCGGCGCGCACACCCGACGCACCCGCCCTCGTCGACGCCGGCCGTACGCTAACGTACCGCGATTTGGCAAACCTCGTCGACCGCCGCGCCGACCAATTGCGCGCGCGAGGCGTGCGTCCCGGCGACCGCGTACTGCTGGCCAGCGAAAACTGCGCGGACCAGATCGCGCTCATCTTCGCCGCGGCGGGCCTCAAAGCGTGGATCGTCAACGTCAACCCGCGCCTGACCGCGCCCGAGCTGGACGCGATCCGGGACCACGCCAGCGCGCGCCTCGCGGTGTACACGGCGGCCGTGTCGCCGGAAGCGGAGGCGCACGCGGCACGTGCGGGCGCCACGTTCGACGACGGCCTGATGGTGGGTCCGCTGAACGACGACTGCACACCCGAACAGGATACGGACGTCGCCGCCCTGCTCTACACGACGGGCACCACGGGCAAGCCGAAAGGCGTGATGCTGAGCCACCGCAGCCTGCTGTTCGTGGCCGCCGTGTCCAGCGGGCTGCGCGGTCTCACGCCGGCCGACAATGCCTGGGGCGTGCTGCCCATCTCGCACGTGTACGGCCTGACGTCGGTGATGCTGGGCACGCTCAGCGCCGGCGCCTGCCTGCACCTGACGCCCCGCTTCACGCCCGAAGGGATGCTCGCGGCCATCCGCGACGACGGCCTGTCGATCGTGCAGGGCGTGCCCGCGATGTATGCGCGGCTGCTGGAGCATGTCGGCGACAGTGGACCGTTGCCCACGCGCCTGCGCTTCGCCTACGCCGGCGGTTCGCCCCTCGATCCGGCGTTGAAGGCGTCCGTCGAGCGCCTGCTGGGCGTGCCGCTGCACAACGGCTACGGCTTGTCGGAAGCCGCGCCCACGGTCAGCCAGACCCGCCTGGACGCGCCGCGGTCCGACACGTCCGTCGGCCTGCCGATTCCCGGCGTCGAGGTGCGCGTCGTCGACAAGGACGGGCGGGACGTCGCCGGCGGCGCGGCGGGAGAATTGTGGGTGCGCGGGCCGAACCTGATGCGCGGCTATTACCGCAATCCGGAAGCGACCGCCGCGGGGCTGCGTCCCGGCGGCTGGCTGAACACGGGCGACATGGCGCGCCAGGACCCGGACGGCGCGCTGTTCATCGTCGGACGCACGAAGGAATTGATCATCCGGTCCGGCTTCAACGTCTATCCGCTGGAAGTGGAGACCGTGCTGAACGCGCACCCTGGTGTGACGCAGTCGGCCGTCGTGGGCCGCCTGGTCGCCGACGGCAACGAGGAAGTCGTCGCCTTCGTGCAGCCGGATCCGCGCCGCACGCCGTCGGAAGCCGAGCTGCGCGCGTGGGCCGCCGAGCGGCTCGCGCCCTATAAACGGCCGGCGCGCATCGTCATGATGGATGCCCTGCCGGCGGCGGCGAACGGCAAGGTGCTCAAGCACGTCCTCAAAGGGATGGCTTGA
- a CDS encoding serine hydrolase domain-containing protein, producing MQSAQRRRATALLLALPLLGVFRGAQAADAIADAAAGFMADPRAAGLSVGVIRAGTASTHHYGRPLPDDRTLYPIASLTKTFTGTLLAQAQLDGRLALDDDIRRHLDGDYPNLAFEGQPIRIHHLVNHVSGLPRLLPDMPDGPGDIPYPQRLRAFVAGSTRAGFYAALHRVELTAPPGTRFSYSNAAAQLAGDILERIYGAPFETLVRTRIAAPLGMPDTCITLTAGQRARLATGYEGGVPQPDFPNQMQAAGALKSTLADMLAYARWHLAEQDPAARLAHQPTDRADRYTAGLNWQIQRPGGRRVLFQDGTLPGYASMLVLYPDNGMAIVVLSNEIDAGTVGRLRTLVNGIAQALDAEAPAVP from the coding sequence ATGCAGAGCGCACAACGACGACGCGCCACGGCCCTGTTGCTGGCGCTGCCGCTGCTGGGCGTGTTCAGGGGCGCGCAGGCGGCCGATGCCATTGCCGATGCGGCCGCGGGCTTCATGGCCGACCCGCGCGCCGCCGGCCTGTCGGTCGGCGTGATCCGGGCCGGGACGGCATCCACCCACCACTACGGGCGCCCGCTTCCCGACGACCGCACGCTGTATCCGATTGCCTCGCTGACCAAGACCTTCACGGGCACGCTGCTCGCGCAGGCGCAACTCGACGGCAGGCTGGCGCTGGACGACGACATCCGCCGCCACCTCGACGGCGACTATCCGAACCTGGCGTTCGAAGGCCAGCCGATCCGCATCCATCACCTGGTCAACCACGTGTCCGGCCTGCCGCGCCTGTTGCCGGACATGCCGGACGGCCCCGGCGATATCCCTTATCCCCAGCGCCTGCGCGCCTTTGTCGCCGGATCGACCCGCGCCGGTTTTTACGCGGCGCTGCACCGTGTCGAGTTGACCGCGCCGCCGGGGACGCGCTTCAGCTATTCGAACGCGGCGGCGCAACTGGCCGGCGACATCCTGGAGCGGATCTACGGGGCGCCGTTCGAGACGCTGGTACGCACGCGTATCGCCGCGCCGCTGGGCATGCCTGATACCTGCATCACGTTGACGGCCGGGCAGCGGGCGCGGCTGGCCACCGGCTACGAAGGGGGCGTGCCGCAACCGGATTTTCCGAACCAGATGCAGGCCGCCGGCGCGCTCAAGTCGACCCTGGCGGACATGCTCGCCTATGCCCGCTGGCACCTGGCGGAACAGGATCCGGCCGCGCGGCTCGCCCACCAGCCGACAGACCGCGCCGACCGCTACACGGCCGGCCTGAACTGGCAGATCCAGCGGCCGGGCGGGCGCCGCGTGCTGTTCCAGGACGGCACGCTGCCCGGTTACGCCAGCATGCTCGTCCTCTACCCGGACAACGGCATGGCCATCGTTGTGTTGTCGAACGAAATCGATGCCGGCACGGTGGGGCGCCTGCGCACGCTCGTCAACGGCATCGCCCAGGCGCTGGATGCGGAGGCGCCGGCCGTGCCCTGA
- the fdhF gene encoding formate dehydrogenase subunit alpha, giving the protein MSVTFEIDGRTVEAQPFETLFDAAARAGIDLPHLCHKDGLEPAGNCRACVVEVDGERTLAPSCCRYPAPGMKVRTDSGRAVAARRMVLELLLSDLPDTARTREDEVAQWADKLGVGTPRFPATRAVPPADASHAAIEVNLDACIQCTRCVRACRDEQVNDVIGLAGRGQDARIVFDQGDAMGASTCVACGECVQACPTGALAPARGAALAVPDKQVDSVCPYCGVGCQLTYHVKDNRIVRVEGRDGPANHGRLCVKGRYGYDYAHHPQRLTTPLIRRAGIPKNGEFTMDPARVLDVFREATWEEALEAAGGGLARIRDAHGGRALAGFGSAKGSNEEAYLFQKLVRTGFGSNNVDHCTRLCHASSVAALLEGIGSGAVSNPVMDVTRAEVVIVIGANPTVNHPVAATWMKNAARTGVKLIVADPRRSDLARHAHRFLQFKPDTDVALLNAMMHTIVEEGLVDPVFIADRTSGYDALAANVAHYSPEAMAPICGIDAETIRYVARLYATSKGSMILWGMGVSQHVHGTDNARCLIALALMTGQIGRPGTGLHPLRGQNNVQGASDAGLIPMMYPDYRRVDDAAAQATFEAAWGRSLDGKPGLTVVEIMDDILAGGIKGMYIMGENPAMSDPDANHAREALAALEHLVVQDIFLTETAYLADVILPASAFAEKTGSFTNTDRVVQLGRQALDPPGDARQDLWIIQQMARRLGLDWDYTGPAAVFDEMRHLMPSIAGITWERLARAGAVTYPCRAPGDPGEPVVFTRAFPREGGRARFVPADIIPADERPDTEYPVVLITGRQLEHWHTGSMTRRAGVLDALEPDPVALVHPLDLEAIKGRPGDVITIASRRGEVALYARADDGTPRGAVFVPFCYYEAAINRLTNAALDPYGKIPEFKYCAVRVRLGGEVAHQGSYGGGQILGDVAELQA; this is encoded by the coding sequence ATGAGCGTGACGTTCGAGATCGACGGGCGTACCGTCGAGGCGCAACCGTTCGAAACCCTGTTCGATGCGGCTGCGCGCGCCGGCATCGACTTGCCGCACCTGTGCCACAAGGATGGGCTGGAGCCGGCCGGTAACTGCCGCGCATGCGTCGTCGAAGTCGACGGCGAGCGCACGCTCGCGCCGTCGTGCTGCCGTTATCCGGCGCCCGGCATGAAGGTGCGCACGGACAGCGGCCGCGCCGTCGCCGCCCGCAGGATGGTGCTGGAACTGCTGCTGTCCGATTTGCCGGACACGGCCCGCACGCGCGAGGACGAGGTCGCGCAGTGGGCCGATAAACTCGGTGTCGGCACGCCGCGCTTTCCCGCCACGCGCGCGGTGCCGCCGGCCGACGCCAGCCATGCCGCGATCGAGGTGAACCTCGACGCCTGCATCCAGTGCACGCGCTGCGTGCGCGCCTGCCGCGACGAGCAGGTCAACGACGTGATCGGTCTCGCGGGCCGCGGGCAGGATGCGCGCATTGTGTTCGACCAGGGCGATGCGATGGGCGCCTCCACGTGCGTGGCCTGCGGCGAATGCGTGCAGGCCTGTCCGACCGGGGCGCTGGCGCCGGCGCGCGGTGCCGCGCTGGCCGTGCCGGACAAGCAGGTCGATTCCGTGTGCCCGTATTGCGGCGTGGGCTGCCAGCTGACGTACCACGTGAAGGACAACCGCATCGTGCGCGTGGAAGGCCGCGACGGTCCCGCCAACCACGGCCGCCTGTGCGTGAAGGGCCGCTACGGCTACGACTATGCGCACCATCCGCAGCGCCTGACGACACCGCTGATCCGCCGCGCAGGCATCCCGAAGAACGGCGAATTCACGATGGACCCGGCACGCGTGCTGGACGTGTTCCGCGAGGCGACGTGGGAAGAAGCACTGGAGGCGGCCGGCGGCGGCCTCGCGCGCATCCGCGACGCGCACGGCGGGCGGGCGCTGGCCGGCTTCGGCTCGGCCAAGGGCAGCAACGAGGAGGCGTACCTGTTCCAGAAGCTCGTGCGCACGGGCTTCGGCAGCAACAACGTCGACCATTGCACGAGGCTGTGCCACGCGTCGTCCGTCGCCGCGCTGCTGGAAGGGATCGGCTCGGGGGCCGTGTCGAATCCCGTGATGGACGTGACGCGGGCCGAGGTCGTGATCGTCATCGGCGCCAACCCGACCGTCAACCACCCGGTCGCGGCCACGTGGATGAAGAACGCCGCGCGCACGGGCGTGAAACTCATCGTCGCGGACCCGCGCCGCTCCGACCTCGCGCGCCACGCGCACCGCTTCCTGCAGTTCAAGCCGGACACGGACGTGGCGCTGCTCAACGCGATGATGCACACGATCGTGGAAGAGGGCCTCGTCGATCCGGTGTTCATCGCCGACCGCACGAGCGGCTACGACGCGCTGGCCGCGAACGTGGCCCACTACAGCCCGGAAGCGATGGCGCCCATCTGCGGCATCGACGCGGAGACGATCCGCTACGTCGCGCGGCTGTATGCGACGTCGAAGGGATCGATGATCCTGTGGGGCATGGGCGTGTCGCAGCACGTGCACGGCACGGACAATGCGCGCTGCCTGATCGCGCTCGCGCTGATGACGGGCCAGATCGGCCGTCCCGGCACGGGCCTGCATCCGCTGCGCGGCCAGAACAACGTGCAGGGTGCGTCGGACGCGGGCCTCATTCCGATGATGTATCCGGATTACCGGCGTGTGGACGACGCAGCGGCGCAGGCGACATTCGAGGCGGCGTGGGGGCGGTCACTCGACGGCAAGCCAGGTTTGACGGTCGTCGAGATCATGGACGACATCCTCGCGGGAGGGATCAAGGGCATGTACATCATGGGCGAGAACCCGGCCATGTCCGACCCCGATGCGAACCATGCGCGGGAAGCGCTGGCCGCGCTGGAACACCTCGTCGTGCAAGACATCTTCCTGACGGAGACGGCGTACCTGGCCGACGTGATCCTGCCCGCGTCCGCGTTCGCGGAAAAGACGGGCAGCTTCACGAACACGGACCGCGTCGTGCAGCTGGGCCGCCAGGCGCTGGACCCGCCGGGCGATGCGCGCCAGGACCTGTGGATCATCCAGCAGATGGCGCGCCGCCTCGGCCTGGACTGGGATTACACTGGGCCGGCCGCCGTGTTCGACGAGATGCGGCACCTCATGCCCAGCATCGCCGGCATCACGTGGGAGCGGCTGGCGCGCGCCGGTGCCGTCACGTACCCGTGCCGCGCGCCGGGCGATCCGGGCGAACCCGTCGTCTTCACGCGGGCGTTTCCGCGCGAGGGCGGCCGCGCGCGCTTCGTCCCCGCCGACATCATCCCGGCCGACGAGCGTCCCGACACCGAGTACCCCGTCGTGCTGATCACGGGCCGCCAGCTCGAGCACTGGCACACGGGCAGCATGACGCGCCGCGCGGGCGTGCTGGACGCGCTGGAGCCGGACCCGGTCGCACTCGTGCATCCGCTCGACCTGGAAGCGATCAAAGGGCGGCCGGGCGACGTGATCACGATCGCGTCGCGCCGCGGCGAGGTGGCGCTGTATGCCCGGGCCGACGACGGCACGCCGCGCGGCGCCGTGTTCGTCCCGTTCTGTTATTACGAAGCGGCCATCAACCGGCTGACGAATGCGGCGCTGGACCCGTATGGCAAGATCCCGGAATTCAAGTACTGCGCCGTGCGCGTGCGGCTGGGCGGCGAGGTCGCACACCAGGGTTCCTACGGTGGCGGCCAGATTCTGGGGGACGTGGCAGAATTGCAAGCATGA
- a CDS encoding NAD(P)H-dependent oxidoreductase subunit E, which produces MAEPMAPAAGKTVIPIAAQGPSRQRKREAPKGRRVDPQALADVQAALGEAPRRRDLLIEHLHKIQDRWGALSAAHLAALAQELKLAQSEVYEVATFYHHFDVLRDGEAAPPALTVRVCAGLSCELAGARDLLDRLPAILGTGVRVLAAPCIGRCDKAPAALVGQRPVAHASAESVLAAVSARAITDVHTGHLDYDAYREAGGYQLLRACTEWRFDPESVIVTLMASGLRGLGGAGFPVGRKWRIVRNEPGPRLMAVNIDEGEPGTFKDRHYLERDPHRFLEGALVAAWAVGIETIYLYLRDEYHGLRAMLETELDRLRADPPVPDMPEIVLRRGAGAYICGEESAMIESIEGKRGMPRLRPPYLAQVGLFGRPTLEHNMETLHWVRDIVERGAEWFTNRGRHGRKGLRSFSVSGRVREPGLKLAPAGITMQELLNEYCGGMQDGHTFYAYLPGGASGGILPASMADVPLDFDTLQRHGCFIGSAAVVVLSDRDTARAAALNTLRFFRDESCGQCTPCRAGTAKAVALMERATWDAALLAELSQVMRDASICGLGQAAPNPFDCVVKYFPHELEGS; this is translated from the coding sequence ATGGCAGAACCCATGGCACCCGCGGCCGGCAAGACGGTGATCCCGATTGCCGCCCAGGGCCCGAGCCGCCAGCGCAAGCGCGAGGCGCCGAAGGGCCGCCGCGTCGATCCGCAGGCGCTCGCCGACGTGCAGGCGGCGCTGGGTGAAGCGCCGCGCAGGCGCGACCTGCTGATCGAGCACCTGCACAAGATCCAGGACCGCTGGGGCGCGCTCTCCGCCGCGCACCTGGCCGCGCTGGCGCAGGAGCTGAAGCTGGCGCAGTCCGAGGTCTACGAGGTGGCGACCTTCTATCACCACTTCGACGTGCTGCGCGACGGCGAGGCTGCGCCGCCGGCACTCACCGTGCGCGTGTGCGCGGGCCTGTCGTGCGAGCTGGCCGGCGCGCGCGACCTGCTGGACCGTTTGCCCGCGATCCTCGGCACCGGCGTGCGCGTGCTGGCCGCGCCGTGCATCGGCCGCTGCGACAAGGCGCCGGCGGCCCTCGTCGGCCAGCGGCCCGTCGCGCACGCGAGTGCCGAGTCGGTGCTGGCCGCCGTCAGCGCGCGGGCCATCACCGACGTGCACACGGGCCACCTCGACTACGACGCCTACCGCGAGGCCGGCGGCTACCAGCTGCTGCGCGCCTGCACGGAATGGCGCTTCGACCCCGAAAGCGTGATCGTGACCCTGATGGCGTCCGGCCTGCGCGGCCTGGGCGGCGCCGGCTTCCCGGTCGGGCGCAAGTGGCGCATCGTCAGGAACGAGCCGGGACCGCGCCTCATGGCCGTCAACATCGACGAAGGCGAACCGGGCACGTTCAAGGACCGGCATTACCTCGAGCGCGACCCGCACCGCTTTCTCGAAGGCGCGCTCGTCGCCGCGTGGGCCGTCGGCATCGAGACGATCTACCTGTACCTGCGCGACGAATACCACGGCCTGCGCGCCATGCTGGAGACGGAACTCGATCGGCTGCGCGCCGATCCGCCCGTGCCCGACATGCCGGAGATCGTCCTGCGCCGCGGCGCCGGCGCGTACATCTGCGGCGAGGAATCCGCGATGATCGAATCGATCGAGGGCAAGCGGGGCATGCCGCGCCTGCGCCCGCCCTATCTTGCGCAGGTCGGCCTGTTCGGGCGGCCCACGCTGGAACACAACATGGAAACGCTGCACTGGGTGCGTGACATCGTCGAGCGCGGCGCGGAATGGTTCACGAACCGGGGCCGCCACGGGCGGAAGGGGCTGCGCTCGTTTTCCGTGTCGGGCCGCGTGCGCGAGCCGGGCTTAAAGCTGGCGCCGGCCGGCATCACGATGCAGGAACTGTTGAACGAATACTGCGGCGGCATGCAGGACGGGCACACGTTCTATGCCTATCTGCCGGGCGGCGCGTCGGGCGGCATCCTGCCGGCTTCCATGGCCGACGTCCCGCTCGACTTCGACACCCTGCAGCGCCACGGCTGCTTCATCGGCTCGGCCGCCGTCGTCGTGCTGTCCGACCGGGACACCGCCCGCGCCGCCGCGCTGAATACCTTGCGCTTCTTCCGCGACGAGTCGTGCGGCCAGTGCACGCCGTGCCGCGCCGGCACCGCGAAGGCCGTCGCGCTGATGGAGCGGGCGACGTGGGACGCGGCCCTGCTGGCCGAGCTGTCGCAGGTGATGCGCGACGCGTCCATCTGCGGCCTGGGCCAGGCGGCGCCGAATCCGTTCGACTGCGTCGTCAAATACTTTCCGCACGAGCTGGAGGGTTCATGA
- a CDS encoding formate dehydrogenase accessory sulfurtransferase FdhD — MTSSYRPELSQASAGLTHPVTAIDERGRRETLHIPAERPLTVYVDKRELVTLMTLGAAPEALTLGYLRNQRLVRSLEDIVSVQVDWSVDAVAVVTRGGIQDVEARTAKKVVTTGCGQGSVFGGLMDEVDRIVLPPDARLRQSVVHRIVETVRTQQSVYKQAGSVHGCALFTSEGELLWFIEDVGRHNAVDAIAGLMWLEGIEGGDKVFYTTGRLTSEMVIKGAQMGIPFLLSRSGTTQMGHAVAEQVGMSLLARCSGHHFLLLSGAERLVFEPEWLAALETARTLRTA; from the coding sequence ATGACATCATCTTATCGTCCCGAACTGTCCCAGGCCAGCGCCGGCCTCACGCACCCCGTGACGGCCATCGACGAGCGCGGGCGCCGCGAGACGCTCCATATCCCGGCCGAGCGCCCGCTGACGGTCTATGTGGACAAGCGCGAGCTCGTCACCCTGATGACGCTGGGCGCGGCGCCGGAAGCGCTCACCTTGGGTTACCTGCGCAACCAGCGCCTCGTGCGTTCGCTGGAAGACATCGTGTCCGTACAGGTCGACTGGTCCGTGGATGCCGTGGCCGTCGTCACGCGCGGCGGCATCCAGGACGTCGAGGCGCGCACGGCGAAGAAAGTCGTCACGACGGGCTGCGGGCAGGGTTCCGTGTTCGGCGGCCTGATGGACGAGGTCGACCGCATCGTGCTGCCGCCCGATGCCCGCCTGCGCCAGTCCGTCGTGCACCGCATCGTCGAGACCGTACGCACCCAGCAATCCGTGTACAAGCAGGCAGGCTCCGTGCACGGTTGCGCGCTGTTCACGAGCGAGGGCGAACTGCTGTGGTTCATCGAGGACGTCGGGCGCCACAACGCCGTCGACGCCATCGCGGGCCTGATGTGGCTGGAGGGGATCGAAGGCGGGGACAAGGTGTTCTACACGACGGGCCGGCTGACGTCCGAAATGGTCATCAAGGGCGCGCAGATGGGCATCCCGTTCCTGCTGTCGCGCTCCGGTACGACGCAGATGGGCCACGCGGTGGCCGAGCAGGTCGGCATGTCGCTGCTGGCGCGCTGCAGCGGCCACCATTTCCTGCTGCTGTCCGGCGCGGAGCGCCTCGTGTTCGAGCCGGAGTGGCTCGCCGCGCTGGAGACGGCGCGCACGTTGCGAACGGCATGA
- a CDS encoding ABC transporter permease: MNDIADAVARAFALLFTGDPDLWRIVWVSLKTSIVGLLLATPPAILIGYVVAMRKFRGRRIVIWLAQAALSLPTVLIGLLLYLLLSRHGPLGGLQWLFSQPGIVFGQCVVALPVLLAFTLAAVQGLDPRYAETAIALGASPMQVMVRVLYEARFGVMAAVLSGFGRVISEVGCALMVGGNIEGETRTITTAIALETSKGEFAQGIALGIVLVSIALLMNGALMLLQGDAHTIRERA, encoded by the coding sequence ATGAATGATATTGCGGACGCCGTCGCGCGCGCCTTCGCGCTGCTGTTCACGGGGGATCCGGACCTGTGGCGCATCGTCTGGGTGTCGCTCAAGACGAGCATCGTGGGCCTGCTGCTGGCCACGCCGCCCGCGATCCTGATCGGCTACGTCGTCGCCATGCGGAAGTTCCGTGGGCGGCGCATCGTGATCTGGCTGGCGCAGGCGGCGCTGTCGCTGCCGACCGTCCTGATCGGCCTCCTGCTGTACCTGCTGCTGTCGCGCCACGGGCCCTTGGGCGGCCTGCAATGGCTGTTCTCGCAGCCCGGCATCGTGTTCGGCCAGTGCGTCGTCGCGCTGCCCGTGCTGCTCGCCTTCACGCTGGCGGCCGTGCAGGGGCTCGATCCGCGCTATGCCGAGACCGCGATCGCACTGGGCGCATCGCCCATGCAGGTGATGGTGCGCGTGCTGTACGAGGCGCGCTTCGGCGTGATGGCGGCCGTCCTGTCCGGCTTCGGCCGCGTGATCTCCGAGGTTGGCTGCGCGCTGATGGTGGGCGGGAACATCGAAGGCGAGACGCGCACGATCACGACCGCGATCGCGCTGGAGACGAGCAAGGGCGAGTTCGCCCAGGGCATCGCGCTTGGTATCGTGCTCGTGTCGATCGCGTTGCTGATGAACGGCGCGCTGATGCTGCTGCAGGGCGACGCCCACACGATCCGGGAGCGCGCATGA
- a CDS encoding family 1 glycosylhydrolase: MNLNNHIQPASSPLQLWGGLECTVNRVRDQYFSQMERNGHAERLQDLERFASLGIRAIRYPVLWERTAPDGIDSADWSWSDERLPVLQQLGVTPIVGLVHHGSGPRHTSLVSPDFAEKLAEYAGAVARRYPWVEYWTPVNEPCTTARFSGLNGVWYPHDTSEQGFIRALINQCRAVVLSMRAIREVNPNAKLVQTDDLSRTYGTPEMAEIANFFNERRWLAWDMLCGKIDPGHALWDYLLENGAGADELLWFKDNTCPPDIIGVNYYITSERWLDHRVERYPESHRTNYRGVPHADIECPRVLATPTPGIGPLLQETWDRYGLPVAVTEAHIDANREDQLRWLVEIWNAAKKVQQGGADIRAVTVWALLGSFDWNCLVTECRGYYEPGPFDVRGPQPRPTAVANLMRELASGRPLSHPVLQGQGWWRRPGRFLAKPVATRTAVADIAERGAFRSTFPQPILITGATGTLGRAFARICERRNLAYHVLTRQEMDIADPASVEAAIVRFKPWAIINAGGYVRVDDAEGDIDRCMRENAHGPTVLALAAIRHALRFMTFSSDLVFDGTLDRPYVESDKASPLGVYGRSKADAERRVLDSDPQALVIRTSAFFGPWDEHNFVTQALDALDAGRPFAAAADQVVSPTYVPDLVNTCLDLLIDRECGLWHLTNGAAMSWADLARQACAAAGVDASRLEERTTVELGLRAARPRNSAMSSERGLLLPSFDDALARYLRDRELVAQRANDAHYAS, from the coding sequence ATGAATCTCAACAACCATATCCAGCCAGCAAGCTCGCCACTCCAGCTCTGGGGCGGCCTCGAATGCACCGTCAACCGCGTACGCGATCAGTACTTCTCCCAAATGGAACGCAACGGACATGCCGAACGGCTTCAGGACCTGGAGCGGTTCGCTTCGCTCGGCATCCGCGCCATCCGCTACCCCGTGCTGTGGGAGCGCACCGCTCCCGACGGCATCGACTCGGCCGACTGGTCGTGGTCCGACGAACGCCTGCCCGTGCTGCAGCAACTGGGCGTGACGCCCATCGTCGGCCTCGTCCACCACGGCAGCGGCCCGCGCCACACGAGCCTCGTGTCCCCCGACTTCGCCGAGAAACTGGCGGAATACGCCGGCGCCGTCGCGCGCCGCTATCCCTGGGTCGAGTACTGGACGCCCGTCAACGAACCGTGCACGACCGCGCGCTTCTCCGGCCTCAACGGGGTCTGGTATCCGCACGACACGAGCGAACAAGGTTTCATCCGCGCCCTCATCAACCAGTGCCGCGCCGTCGTGCTGTCGATGCGCGCGATCCGCGAAGTCAACCCGAACGCGAAGCTCGTCCAGACCGACGACCTGTCGCGCACTTACGGCACGCCGGAGATGGCGGAGATCGCGAATTTCTTCAACGAACGCCGCTGGCTGGCGTGGGACATGTTGTGCGGGAAAATCGACCCCGGCCACGCGCTGTGGGACTATCTGCTCGAGAACGGCGCCGGCGCCGACGAGCTCCTGTGGTTCAAGGACAATACCTGCCCGCCGGACATCATCGGCGTCAACTACTACATCACGAGCGAGCGCTGGCTCGACCACCGCGTCGAACGCTATCCGGAAAGCCACCGCACCAATTACCGCGGCGTCCCGCACGCCGACATCGAATGCCCGCGCGTGCTGGCCACGCCGACGCCCGGCATCGGCCCGCTGCTGCAGGAAACGTGGGACCGCTACGGCCTGCCGGTCGCCGTCACCGAGGCGCACATCGACGCCAACCGCGAAGATCAATTGCGCTGGCTCGTGGAGATCTGGAACGCCGCAAAGAAGGTCCAGCAGGGCGGCGCCGACATCCGCGCCGTCACCGTGTGGGCGCTGCTCGGCTCGTTCGACTGGAACTGCCTCGTCACCGAATGCCGCGGCTATTACGAGCCGGGCCCGTTCGACGTGCGCGGCCCGCAGCCGCGTCCGACCGCGGTTGCGAACCTGATGCGCGAACTGGCCAGCGGCCGGCCGCTTTCGCACCCCGTGCTGCAGGGCCAGGGCTGGTGGCGCCGTCCGGGCCGCTTCCTCGCGAAGCCTGTCGCCACCCGCACCGCTGTCGCCGACATCGCCGAGCGCGGCGCGTTCCGCTCGACCTTCCCGCAGCCGATCCTGATCACGGGCGCGACGGGCACCCTGGGCCGCGCCTTCGCCCGCATCTGCGAGCGGCGCAACCTCGCGTACCACGTGCTCACGCGCCAGGAGATGGACATCGCCGATCCGGCCTCCGTCGAGGCGGCGATCGTGCGCTTCAAGCCGTGGGCCATCATCAACGCGGGCGGCTACGTGCGCGTGGACGATGCCGAGGGCGACATCGACCGCTGCATGCGCGAGAACGCGCACGGCCCGACCGTGCTGGCGCTGGCCGCCATCCGCCACGCGCTGCGTTTCATGACCTTCTCCAGCGACCTCGTGTTCGACGGTACCCTCGACCGCCCGTACGTGGAATCCGACAAGGCCTCGCCGCTGGGCGTGTACGGCCGCAGCAAGGCGGACGCGGAACGGCGCGTGCTCGATTCCGACCCGCAGGCCCTCGTCATCCGCACGAGCGCCTTCTTCGGTCCGTGGGACGAGCACAATTTCGTCACGCAAGCCCTCGACGCGCTCGACGCGGGCCGGCCGTTCGCCGCGGCGGCCGACCAGGTCGTGTCGCCGACGTACGTGCCGGACCTGGTGAATACCTGCCTCGACCTGCTGATCGACCGCGAATGCGGCCTCTGGCACCTGACCAATGGCGCCGCGATGAGCTGGGCCGACCTGGCGCGCCAGGCGTGCGCGGCGGCCGGCGTGGACGCCAGCCGGCTGGAAGAGCGCACCACCGTCGAACTCGGCCTGCGCGCCGCCCGTCCCCGCAACAGCGCGATGAGCAGCGAACGCGGCC